The following are encoded together in the Pungitius pungitius chromosome 7, fPunPun2.1, whole genome shotgun sequence genome:
- the LOC119216553 gene encoding discoidin domain-containing receptor 2-like isoform X5: MKHLWNAHFLLLILLHLLGGVASQVNPGVCRYPLGMSGGQIQDEDISASSQWSESTAARYGRLDFEEGDGAWCPEDSVEPDSLKEFLQIDLRSLHFVTLVGTQGRNAGGIGNEFSQMYKIKYSRDGSRWISWRNRQGQQVIEGNRNAYDIVLKDLEPPVIARFVRFMPVTDHPMNVCMRVELYGCEWLDGLVSYNAPAGEQMSLPAYFNDSVYDGAVIHSMTEGLGQLTDGVCGLDDFTHSHVYNVWPGYDYVGWTNESFPAGYVEIMFEFDRIRNFTTMKVHCNNMFSQHAKAFRQVVCYFRSEADWEPTPLVFIPREDEQNPGARFVTINLLHHMASAIKCRFYFADAWMLFSEITFQSDTAMYNTTLAPPKSGLPPNIQPEEDPTHKVDDSNTRILIGCLVAIIFILVVIIVIILWRQVWQKMVEKSETLAYTHNQASTSSEQESNSTYERIYPLVPDYQEPSHIMCKLPEEPASSSTAASKATTTIFQEGAPHYAEADIVDLQGVTGSNTYAIPALVMDLLSGKDIAVEEFPRKLLTFKEKLGEGQFGEVHLCEAKGLQEFMNREFLLDIQEEQNVLVAVKMLRSDADKNARNDFLKEIKIMSRLKDPNIIRLLAVCIYSDPLCMITEYMENGDLNQFLSRHEPEGHLALVSNAPTVSFNDLSYMAAHIASGMKYLSSLNFVHRDLATRNCLVGKNFTIKIADFGMSRNLYSGDYYRIQGRAVLPIRWMSWESILLGKFTTASDVWAFGVTLWEILNFCKDQPYSQLSDEQVIENTGEFLRDQKRQIYLPQPELCPDSLYRIMLSCWRRNTKERPSFQEIHRYLLEMHP, translated from the exons ATGAAGCACCTGTGGAACGCTCACTTCCTGctgctcatcctcctccacctgttaGGAGGAGTTGCATCACAGGTGAATCCAG GGGTTTGTCGTTATCCTCTGGGGATGTCTGGAGGACAGATTCAGGACGAGGACATTTCTGCCTCCAGCCAGTGGTCCGAGTCCACTGCTGCTAGATACGGCAG GTTGGACTTCGAGGAGGGCGATGGAGCCTGGTGTCCTGAGGACTCCGTGGAGCCAGACAGcctgaaggagttcctgcagaTTGACCTTCGCTCGCTGCACTTTGTGACCTTGGTGGGGACTCAGGGTCGAAACGCCGGCGGCATCGGCAACGAGTTCTCTCAGATGTACAAGATCAAGTACAGCCGGGACGGGAGCCGCTGGATCTCTTGGAGGAACCGGCAGGGCCAGCAG GTGATCGAGGGGAACAGGAACGCCTATGACATCGTCCTTAAGGACCTGGAGCCGCCCGTCATCGCTCGCTTCGTCCGCTTCATGCCCGTCACGGACCACCCCATGAACGTGTGCATGAGGGTAGAGCTCTACGGCTGTGAATGGCTTG ATGGTCTTGTGTCGTACAACGCTCCAGCAGGAGAACAGATGAGCTTACCTGCTTACTTCAACGACTCTGTCTATGACGGAGCTGTGatacacag TATGACGGAGGGCTTGGGTCAGCTCACTGATGGCGTGTGCGGCCTGGATGACTTCACTCACAGTCACGTCTATAACGTGTGGCCCGGCTACGACTATGTGGGCTGGACCAACGAGAGCTTCCCCGCCGGATATGTTGAGATCATGTTTGAGTTTGACCGCATACGAAACTTCACCACCATGAAG GTCCACTGCAACAACATGTTCTCCCAACACGCCAAGGCCTTCCGCCAGGTGGTGTGCTACTTCCGCTCTGAGGCGGACTGGGAGCCCACGCCACTCGTCTTCATTCCCAGGGAGGACGAGCAGAACCCTGGCGCCCGCTTCGTCACAATCAACCTTCTCCATCACATGGCCAGCGCCATCAAGTGCCGGTTCTACTTCGCTGACGCCTGGATGCTGTTCAGCGAGATCACCTTCCAGTCAG atACTGCCATGTACAACACAACACTGGCTCCCCCCAAGAGCGGGTTGCCCCCCAACATACAGCCGG AGGAGGACCCCACTCACAAAGTAGATGACAGCAACACACGgattctgattggttgtttgGTGGCCATTATCTTTATCCTTGtggtcatcatcgtcatcattcTTTGGAGGCAGGTGTGGCAGAAGATGGTGGAGAAG AGTGAGACGTTGGCTTACACCCACAACCAGGCGAGCACAAGCAGTGAGCAGGAGTCTAACTCCACCTACGAGCGCATCTACCCCCTCGTCCCAGACTACCAAGAGCCGTCGCATATCATGTGTAAGCTGCCAGAGGAGCCCG CTTCAAGCAGCACTGCAGCTTCTAAAGCCACCACAACTATCTTCCAAGAAGGCGCCCCTCACTACGCGGAGGCTGATATTGTGGACCTGCAGGGCGTGACCGGCAGCAACACCTACGCCATCCCCGCGCTGGTGATGGACCTCTTATCAGGAAAGGACATTGCCGTGGAAGAGTTTCCTAGAAAGCTGCTCACATTCAAAGAGAAGCTGGGAGAGGGCCAGTTTGGAGAG GTGCACCTGTGTGAGGCAAAGGGATTGCAGGAGTTCATGAATAGGGAGTTTTTATTGGACATCCAGGAGGAGCAGAACGTTTTAGTGGCTGTGAAGATGCTCCGTTCAGACGCAGACAAGAATGCAAG GAATGACTTCTTGAAAGAGATAAAGATCATGTCACGTTTGAAGGACCCCAACATCATTCGCCTGCTGGCTGTGTGCATCTACAGCGACCCCCTCTGTATGATCACTGAGTATATGGAGAACGGAGATCTCAACCAGTTCCTGTCCCGCCACGAGCCTGAGGGGCACCTGGCTCTGGTCAGCAACGCGCCCACGGTCAG cTTCAATGACCTCAGCTACATGGCGGCTCACATCGCGTCAGGTATGAAGTACCTCTCCTCGCTGAACTTTGTTCATCGAGACTTGGCCACGCGGAACTGCCTGGTGGGAAAAAACTTCACCATCAAGATAGCTGACTTTGGCATGAGCAGAAACCTGTACAGTGGGGACTACTACCGGATCCAGGGCCGGGCGGTGCTCCCTATTCGTTGGATGTCATGGGAGAGCATCCTTCTG GGTAAGTTCACCACAGCCAGCGACGTGTGGGCCTTCGGAGTCACCCTGTGGGAGATCCTGAACTTCTGCAAGGACCAGCCCTACTCGCAGCTCAGCGACGAGCAGGTGATTGAGAACACGGGGGAGTTCTTGAGGGACCAGAAGAGACAG ATCTACCTACCTCAGCCCGAACTGTGCCCGGACTCGCTCTACAGGATCATgctgagctgctggaggagaaataCCAAGGAGCGGCCCTCCTTCCAGGAAATACACAGATACCTCCTGGAAATGCATCCGTAG
- the LOC119216553 gene encoding discoidin domain-containing receptor 2-like isoform X2, which translates to MPRFKIHHVPLSKHVIYSIKLLKCPSIHLQTAYPVLRVAGGLESMKPTLGKRQVSPWIGRQPIAGQHRDKLPVTLPSTERTQLESSVLDSWPGVFLSWEMKHLWNAHFLLLILLHLLGGVASQVNPGVCRYPLGMSGGQIQDEDISASSQWSESTAARYGRLDFEEGDGAWCPEDSVEPDSLKEFLQIDLRSLHFVTLVGTQGRNAGGIGNEFSQMYKIKYSRDGSRWISWRNRQGQQVIEGNRNAYDIVLKDLEPPVIARFVRFMPVTDHPMNVCMRVELYGCEWLDGLVSYNAPAGEQMSLPAYFNDSVYDGAVIHSMTEGLGQLTDGVCGLDDFTHSHVYNVWPGYDYVGWTNESFPAGYVEIMFEFDRIRNFTTMKVHCNNMFSQHAKAFRQVVCYFRSEADWEPTPLVFIPREDEQNPGARFVTINLLHHMASAIKCRFYFADAWMLFSEITFQSDTAMYNTTLAPPKSGLPPNIQPEEDPTHKVDDSNTRILIGCLVAIIFILVVIIVIILWRQVWQKMVEKSETLAYTHNQASTSSEQESNSTYERIYPLVPDYQEPSHIMSSSSTAASKATTTIFQEGAPHYAEADIVDLQGVTGSNTYAIPALVMDLLSGKDIAVEEFPRKLLTFKEKLGEGQFGEVHLCEAKGLQEFMNREFLLDIQEEQNVLVAVKMLRSDADKNARNDFLKEIKIMSRLKDPNIIRLLAVCIYSDPLCMITEYMENGDLNQFLSRHEPEGHLALVSNAPTVSFNDLSYMAAHIASGMKYLSSLNFVHRDLATRNCLVGKNFTIKIADFGMSRNLYSGDYYRIQGRAVLPIRWMSWESILLGKFTTASDVWAFGVTLWEILNFCKDQPYSQLSDEQVIENTGEFLRDQKRQIYLPQPELCPDSLYRIMLSCWRRNTKERPSFQEIHRYLLEMHP; encoded by the exons ATGCCCAGGTTTAAAATCCATCATGTCCCACTGAGCAAACATGTGATATATTCTATTAAACTGTTAaaatgtccatccatccatcttcaaactgcttatcctgtactcagggtcgcgggggggctggagtcaatgaAGCCAACTTTGGGCAAGAGACAGGTTTCACCTTGgatcggtcgccagccaatcgcagggcaacacagagacaaactacCAGTCACACTCCCATCCACTG aGAGGACGCAGCTTGAATCCTCTGTGTTGGACTCGTG GCCAGGTGTGTTCCTGTCTTGGGAGATGAAGCACCTGTGGAACGCTCACTTCCTGctgctcatcctcctccacctgttaGGAGGAGTTGCATCACAGGTGAATCCAG GGGTTTGTCGTTATCCTCTGGGGATGTCTGGAGGACAGATTCAGGACGAGGACATTTCTGCCTCCAGCCAGTGGTCCGAGTCCACTGCTGCTAGATACGGCAG GTTGGACTTCGAGGAGGGCGATGGAGCCTGGTGTCCTGAGGACTCCGTGGAGCCAGACAGcctgaaggagttcctgcagaTTGACCTTCGCTCGCTGCACTTTGTGACCTTGGTGGGGACTCAGGGTCGAAACGCCGGCGGCATCGGCAACGAGTTCTCTCAGATGTACAAGATCAAGTACAGCCGGGACGGGAGCCGCTGGATCTCTTGGAGGAACCGGCAGGGCCAGCAG GTGATCGAGGGGAACAGGAACGCCTATGACATCGTCCTTAAGGACCTGGAGCCGCCCGTCATCGCTCGCTTCGTCCGCTTCATGCCCGTCACGGACCACCCCATGAACGTGTGCATGAGGGTAGAGCTCTACGGCTGTGAATGGCTTG ATGGTCTTGTGTCGTACAACGCTCCAGCAGGAGAACAGATGAGCTTACCTGCTTACTTCAACGACTCTGTCTATGACGGAGCTGTGatacacag TATGACGGAGGGCTTGGGTCAGCTCACTGATGGCGTGTGCGGCCTGGATGACTTCACTCACAGTCACGTCTATAACGTGTGGCCCGGCTACGACTATGTGGGCTGGACCAACGAGAGCTTCCCCGCCGGATATGTTGAGATCATGTTTGAGTTTGACCGCATACGAAACTTCACCACCATGAAG GTCCACTGCAACAACATGTTCTCCCAACACGCCAAGGCCTTCCGCCAGGTGGTGTGCTACTTCCGCTCTGAGGCGGACTGGGAGCCCACGCCACTCGTCTTCATTCCCAGGGAGGACGAGCAGAACCCTGGCGCCCGCTTCGTCACAATCAACCTTCTCCATCACATGGCCAGCGCCATCAAGTGCCGGTTCTACTTCGCTGACGCCTGGATGCTGTTCAGCGAGATCACCTTCCAGTCAG atACTGCCATGTACAACACAACACTGGCTCCCCCCAAGAGCGGGTTGCCCCCCAACATACAGCCGG AGGAGGACCCCACTCACAAAGTAGATGACAGCAACACACGgattctgattggttgtttgGTGGCCATTATCTTTATCCTTGtggtcatcatcgtcatcattcTTTGGAGGCAGGTGTGGCAGAAGATGGTGGAGAAG AGTGAGACGTTGGCTTACACCCACAACCAGGCGAGCACAAGCAGTGAGCAGGAGTCTAACTCCACCTACGAGCGCATCTACCCCCTCGTCCCAGACTACCAAGAGCCGTCGCATATCATGT CTTCAAGCAGCACTGCAGCTTCTAAAGCCACCACAACTATCTTCCAAGAAGGCGCCCCTCACTACGCGGAGGCTGATATTGTGGACCTGCAGGGCGTGACCGGCAGCAACACCTACGCCATCCCCGCGCTGGTGATGGACCTCTTATCAGGAAAGGACATTGCCGTGGAAGAGTTTCCTAGAAAGCTGCTCACATTCAAAGAGAAGCTGGGAGAGGGCCAGTTTGGAGAG GTGCACCTGTGTGAGGCAAAGGGATTGCAGGAGTTCATGAATAGGGAGTTTTTATTGGACATCCAGGAGGAGCAGAACGTTTTAGTGGCTGTGAAGATGCTCCGTTCAGACGCAGACAAGAATGCAAG GAATGACTTCTTGAAAGAGATAAAGATCATGTCACGTTTGAAGGACCCCAACATCATTCGCCTGCTGGCTGTGTGCATCTACAGCGACCCCCTCTGTATGATCACTGAGTATATGGAGAACGGAGATCTCAACCAGTTCCTGTCCCGCCACGAGCCTGAGGGGCACCTGGCTCTGGTCAGCAACGCGCCCACGGTCAG cTTCAATGACCTCAGCTACATGGCGGCTCACATCGCGTCAGGTATGAAGTACCTCTCCTCGCTGAACTTTGTTCATCGAGACTTGGCCACGCGGAACTGCCTGGTGGGAAAAAACTTCACCATCAAGATAGCTGACTTTGGCATGAGCAGAAACCTGTACAGTGGGGACTACTACCGGATCCAGGGCCGGGCGGTGCTCCCTATTCGTTGGATGTCATGGGAGAGCATCCTTCTG GGTAAGTTCACCACAGCCAGCGACGTGTGGGCCTTCGGAGTCACCCTGTGGGAGATCCTGAACTTCTGCAAGGACCAGCCCTACTCGCAGCTCAGCGACGAGCAGGTGATTGAGAACACGGGGGAGTTCTTGAGGGACCAGAAGAGACAG ATCTACCTACCTCAGCCCGAACTGTGCCCGGACTCGCTCTACAGGATCATgctgagctgctggaggagaaataCCAAGGAGCGGCCCTCCTTCCAGGAAATACACAGATACCTCCTGGAAATGCATCCGTAG
- the LOC119216553 gene encoding discoidin domain-containing receptor 2-like isoform X3, giving the protein MKPTLGKRQVSPWIGRQPIAGQHRDKLPVTLPSTERTQLESSVLDSWPGVFLSWEMKHLWNAHFLLLILLHLLGGVASQVNPGVCRYPLGMSGGQIQDEDISASSQWSESTAARYGRLDFEEGDGAWCPEDSVEPDSLKEFLQIDLRSLHFVTLVGTQGRNAGGIGNEFSQMYKIKYSRDGSRWISWRNRQGQQVIEGNRNAYDIVLKDLEPPVIARFVRFMPVTDHPMNVCMRVELYGCEWLDGLVSYNAPAGEQMSLPAYFNDSVYDGAVIHSMTEGLGQLTDGVCGLDDFTHSHVYNVWPGYDYVGWTNESFPAGYVEIMFEFDRIRNFTTMKVHCNNMFSQHAKAFRQVVCYFRSEADWEPTPLVFIPREDEQNPGARFVTINLLHHMASAIKCRFYFADAWMLFSEITFQSDTAMYNTTLAPPKSGLPPNIQPEEDPTHKVDDSNTRILIGCLVAIIFILVVIIVIILWRQVWQKMVEKSETLAYTHNQASTSSEQESNSTYERIYPLVPDYQEPSHIMCKLPEEPASSSTAASKATTTIFQEGAPHYAEADIVDLQGVTGSNTYAIPALVMDLLSGKDIAVEEFPRKLLTFKEKLGEGQFGEVHLCEAKGLQEFMNREFLLDIQEEQNVLVAVKMLRSDADKNARNDFLKEIKIMSRLKDPNIIRLLAVCIYSDPLCMITEYMENGDLNQFLSRHEPEGHLALVSNAPTVSFNDLSYMAAHIASGMKYLSSLNFVHRDLATRNCLVGKNFTIKIADFGMSRNLYSGDYYRIQGRAVLPIRWMSWESILLGKFTTASDVWAFGVTLWEILNFCKDQPYSQLSDEQVIENTGEFLRDQKRQIYLPQPELCPDSLYRIMLSCWRRNTKERPSFQEIHRYLLEMHP; this is encoded by the exons atgaAGCCAACTTTGGGCAAGAGACAGGTTTCACCTTGgatcggtcgccagccaatcgcagggcaacacagagacaaactacCAGTCACACTCCCATCCACTG aGAGGACGCAGCTTGAATCCTCTGTGTTGGACTCGTG GCCAGGTGTGTTCCTGTCTTGGGAGATGAAGCACCTGTGGAACGCTCACTTCCTGctgctcatcctcctccacctgttaGGAGGAGTTGCATCACAGGTGAATCCAG GGGTTTGTCGTTATCCTCTGGGGATGTCTGGAGGACAGATTCAGGACGAGGACATTTCTGCCTCCAGCCAGTGGTCCGAGTCCACTGCTGCTAGATACGGCAG GTTGGACTTCGAGGAGGGCGATGGAGCCTGGTGTCCTGAGGACTCCGTGGAGCCAGACAGcctgaaggagttcctgcagaTTGACCTTCGCTCGCTGCACTTTGTGACCTTGGTGGGGACTCAGGGTCGAAACGCCGGCGGCATCGGCAACGAGTTCTCTCAGATGTACAAGATCAAGTACAGCCGGGACGGGAGCCGCTGGATCTCTTGGAGGAACCGGCAGGGCCAGCAG GTGATCGAGGGGAACAGGAACGCCTATGACATCGTCCTTAAGGACCTGGAGCCGCCCGTCATCGCTCGCTTCGTCCGCTTCATGCCCGTCACGGACCACCCCATGAACGTGTGCATGAGGGTAGAGCTCTACGGCTGTGAATGGCTTG ATGGTCTTGTGTCGTACAACGCTCCAGCAGGAGAACAGATGAGCTTACCTGCTTACTTCAACGACTCTGTCTATGACGGAGCTGTGatacacag TATGACGGAGGGCTTGGGTCAGCTCACTGATGGCGTGTGCGGCCTGGATGACTTCACTCACAGTCACGTCTATAACGTGTGGCCCGGCTACGACTATGTGGGCTGGACCAACGAGAGCTTCCCCGCCGGATATGTTGAGATCATGTTTGAGTTTGACCGCATACGAAACTTCACCACCATGAAG GTCCACTGCAACAACATGTTCTCCCAACACGCCAAGGCCTTCCGCCAGGTGGTGTGCTACTTCCGCTCTGAGGCGGACTGGGAGCCCACGCCACTCGTCTTCATTCCCAGGGAGGACGAGCAGAACCCTGGCGCCCGCTTCGTCACAATCAACCTTCTCCATCACATGGCCAGCGCCATCAAGTGCCGGTTCTACTTCGCTGACGCCTGGATGCTGTTCAGCGAGATCACCTTCCAGTCAG atACTGCCATGTACAACACAACACTGGCTCCCCCCAAGAGCGGGTTGCCCCCCAACATACAGCCGG AGGAGGACCCCACTCACAAAGTAGATGACAGCAACACACGgattctgattggttgtttgGTGGCCATTATCTTTATCCTTGtggtcatcatcgtcatcattcTTTGGAGGCAGGTGTGGCAGAAGATGGTGGAGAAG AGTGAGACGTTGGCTTACACCCACAACCAGGCGAGCACAAGCAGTGAGCAGGAGTCTAACTCCACCTACGAGCGCATCTACCCCCTCGTCCCAGACTACCAAGAGCCGTCGCATATCATGTGTAAGCTGCCAGAGGAGCCCG CTTCAAGCAGCACTGCAGCTTCTAAAGCCACCACAACTATCTTCCAAGAAGGCGCCCCTCACTACGCGGAGGCTGATATTGTGGACCTGCAGGGCGTGACCGGCAGCAACACCTACGCCATCCCCGCGCTGGTGATGGACCTCTTATCAGGAAAGGACATTGCCGTGGAAGAGTTTCCTAGAAAGCTGCTCACATTCAAAGAGAAGCTGGGAGAGGGCCAGTTTGGAGAG GTGCACCTGTGTGAGGCAAAGGGATTGCAGGAGTTCATGAATAGGGAGTTTTTATTGGACATCCAGGAGGAGCAGAACGTTTTAGTGGCTGTGAAGATGCTCCGTTCAGACGCAGACAAGAATGCAAG GAATGACTTCTTGAAAGAGATAAAGATCATGTCACGTTTGAAGGACCCCAACATCATTCGCCTGCTGGCTGTGTGCATCTACAGCGACCCCCTCTGTATGATCACTGAGTATATGGAGAACGGAGATCTCAACCAGTTCCTGTCCCGCCACGAGCCTGAGGGGCACCTGGCTCTGGTCAGCAACGCGCCCACGGTCAG cTTCAATGACCTCAGCTACATGGCGGCTCACATCGCGTCAGGTATGAAGTACCTCTCCTCGCTGAACTTTGTTCATCGAGACTTGGCCACGCGGAACTGCCTGGTGGGAAAAAACTTCACCATCAAGATAGCTGACTTTGGCATGAGCAGAAACCTGTACAGTGGGGACTACTACCGGATCCAGGGCCGGGCGGTGCTCCCTATTCGTTGGATGTCATGGGAGAGCATCCTTCTG GGTAAGTTCACCACAGCCAGCGACGTGTGGGCCTTCGGAGTCACCCTGTGGGAGATCCTGAACTTCTGCAAGGACCAGCCCTACTCGCAGCTCAGCGACGAGCAGGTGATTGAGAACACGGGGGAGTTCTTGAGGGACCAGAAGAGACAG ATCTACCTACCTCAGCCCGAACTGTGCCCGGACTCGCTCTACAGGATCATgctgagctgctggaggagaaataCCAAGGAGCGGCCCTCCTTCCAGGAAATACACAGATACCTCCTGGAAATGCATCCGTAG
- the LOC119216553 gene encoding discoidin domain-containing receptor 2-like isoform X4, translated as MPGVFLSWEMKHLWNAHFLLLILLHLLGGVASQVNPGVCRYPLGMSGGQIQDEDISASSQWSESTAARYGRLDFEEGDGAWCPEDSVEPDSLKEFLQIDLRSLHFVTLVGTQGRNAGGIGNEFSQMYKIKYSRDGSRWISWRNRQGQQVIEGNRNAYDIVLKDLEPPVIARFVRFMPVTDHPMNVCMRVELYGCEWLDGLVSYNAPAGEQMSLPAYFNDSVYDGAVIHSMTEGLGQLTDGVCGLDDFTHSHVYNVWPGYDYVGWTNESFPAGYVEIMFEFDRIRNFTTMKVHCNNMFSQHAKAFRQVVCYFRSEADWEPTPLVFIPREDEQNPGARFVTINLLHHMASAIKCRFYFADAWMLFSEITFQSDTAMYNTTLAPPKSGLPPNIQPEEDPTHKVDDSNTRILIGCLVAIIFILVVIIVIILWRQVWQKMVEKSETLAYTHNQASTSSEQESNSTYERIYPLVPDYQEPSHIMCKLPEEPASSSTAASKATTTIFQEGAPHYAEADIVDLQGVTGSNTYAIPALVMDLLSGKDIAVEEFPRKLLTFKEKLGEGQFGEVHLCEAKGLQEFMNREFLLDIQEEQNVLVAVKMLRSDADKNARNDFLKEIKIMSRLKDPNIIRLLAVCIYSDPLCMITEYMENGDLNQFLSRHEPEGHLALVSNAPTVSFNDLSYMAAHIASGMKYLSSLNFVHRDLATRNCLVGKNFTIKIADFGMSRNLYSGDYYRIQGRAVLPIRWMSWESILLGKFTTASDVWAFGVTLWEILNFCKDQPYSQLSDEQVIENTGEFLRDQKRQIYLPQPELCPDSLYRIMLSCWRRNTKERPSFQEIHRYLLEMHP; from the exons AT GCCAGGTGTGTTCCTGTCTTGGGAGATGAAGCACCTGTGGAACGCTCACTTCCTGctgctcatcctcctccacctgttaGGAGGAGTTGCATCACAGGTGAATCCAG GGGTTTGTCGTTATCCTCTGGGGATGTCTGGAGGACAGATTCAGGACGAGGACATTTCTGCCTCCAGCCAGTGGTCCGAGTCCACTGCTGCTAGATACGGCAG GTTGGACTTCGAGGAGGGCGATGGAGCCTGGTGTCCTGAGGACTCCGTGGAGCCAGACAGcctgaaggagttcctgcagaTTGACCTTCGCTCGCTGCACTTTGTGACCTTGGTGGGGACTCAGGGTCGAAACGCCGGCGGCATCGGCAACGAGTTCTCTCAGATGTACAAGATCAAGTACAGCCGGGACGGGAGCCGCTGGATCTCTTGGAGGAACCGGCAGGGCCAGCAG GTGATCGAGGGGAACAGGAACGCCTATGACATCGTCCTTAAGGACCTGGAGCCGCCCGTCATCGCTCGCTTCGTCCGCTTCATGCCCGTCACGGACCACCCCATGAACGTGTGCATGAGGGTAGAGCTCTACGGCTGTGAATGGCTTG ATGGTCTTGTGTCGTACAACGCTCCAGCAGGAGAACAGATGAGCTTACCTGCTTACTTCAACGACTCTGTCTATGACGGAGCTGTGatacacag TATGACGGAGGGCTTGGGTCAGCTCACTGATGGCGTGTGCGGCCTGGATGACTTCACTCACAGTCACGTCTATAACGTGTGGCCCGGCTACGACTATGTGGGCTGGACCAACGAGAGCTTCCCCGCCGGATATGTTGAGATCATGTTTGAGTTTGACCGCATACGAAACTTCACCACCATGAAG GTCCACTGCAACAACATGTTCTCCCAACACGCCAAGGCCTTCCGCCAGGTGGTGTGCTACTTCCGCTCTGAGGCGGACTGGGAGCCCACGCCACTCGTCTTCATTCCCAGGGAGGACGAGCAGAACCCTGGCGCCCGCTTCGTCACAATCAACCTTCTCCATCACATGGCCAGCGCCATCAAGTGCCGGTTCTACTTCGCTGACGCCTGGATGCTGTTCAGCGAGATCACCTTCCAGTCAG atACTGCCATGTACAACACAACACTGGCTCCCCCCAAGAGCGGGTTGCCCCCCAACATACAGCCGG AGGAGGACCCCACTCACAAAGTAGATGACAGCAACACACGgattctgattggttgtttgGTGGCCATTATCTTTATCCTTGtggtcatcatcgtcatcattcTTTGGAGGCAGGTGTGGCAGAAGATGGTGGAGAAG AGTGAGACGTTGGCTTACACCCACAACCAGGCGAGCACAAGCAGTGAGCAGGAGTCTAACTCCACCTACGAGCGCATCTACCCCCTCGTCCCAGACTACCAAGAGCCGTCGCATATCATGTGTAAGCTGCCAGAGGAGCCCG CTTCAAGCAGCACTGCAGCTTCTAAAGCCACCACAACTATCTTCCAAGAAGGCGCCCCTCACTACGCGGAGGCTGATATTGTGGACCTGCAGGGCGTGACCGGCAGCAACACCTACGCCATCCCCGCGCTGGTGATGGACCTCTTATCAGGAAAGGACATTGCCGTGGAAGAGTTTCCTAGAAAGCTGCTCACATTCAAAGAGAAGCTGGGAGAGGGCCAGTTTGGAGAG GTGCACCTGTGTGAGGCAAAGGGATTGCAGGAGTTCATGAATAGGGAGTTTTTATTGGACATCCAGGAGGAGCAGAACGTTTTAGTGGCTGTGAAGATGCTCCGTTCAGACGCAGACAAGAATGCAAG GAATGACTTCTTGAAAGAGATAAAGATCATGTCACGTTTGAAGGACCCCAACATCATTCGCCTGCTGGCTGTGTGCATCTACAGCGACCCCCTCTGTATGATCACTGAGTATATGGAGAACGGAGATCTCAACCAGTTCCTGTCCCGCCACGAGCCTGAGGGGCACCTGGCTCTGGTCAGCAACGCGCCCACGGTCAG cTTCAATGACCTCAGCTACATGGCGGCTCACATCGCGTCAGGTATGAAGTACCTCTCCTCGCTGAACTTTGTTCATCGAGACTTGGCCACGCGGAACTGCCTGGTGGGAAAAAACTTCACCATCAAGATAGCTGACTTTGGCATGAGCAGAAACCTGTACAGTGGGGACTACTACCGGATCCAGGGCCGGGCGGTGCTCCCTATTCGTTGGATGTCATGGGAGAGCATCCTTCTG GGTAAGTTCACCACAGCCAGCGACGTGTGGGCCTTCGGAGTCACCCTGTGGGAGATCCTGAACTTCTGCAAGGACCAGCCCTACTCGCAGCTCAGCGACGAGCAGGTGATTGAGAACACGGGGGAGTTCTTGAGGGACCAGAAGAGACAG ATCTACCTACCTCAGCCCGAACTGTGCCCGGACTCGCTCTACAGGATCATgctgagctgctggaggagaaataCCAAGGAGCGGCCCTCCTTCCAGGAAATACACAGATACCTCCTGGAAATGCATCCGTAG